A single region of the Raphanus sativus cultivar WK10039 chromosome 1, ASM80110v3, whole genome shotgun sequence genome encodes:
- the LOC130496951 gene encoding uncharacterized protein LOC130496951, whose protein sequence is MELRSDTTTRHEEEIDESWSKWAKTTLESCGLWCGHVKEGPLMEMVMEEGQTRSLEDGDEAAQENTIKSGIEAAHEEKSKLVKVCEVKELVRNYKQGKDEIFQLVGRLREVWLELMARSETIQERKEQDCVFNFLVAKICEFVQYTCDVYEKRKVSTQVRGGTNFRRRRLRKLSKGWFMMRKTWRKGKESCHLSDKMSLKMIKEAAQKVVKGECSYSAYIGSSCEENMVVRKQETKRADDRITKKEWDEFVKYVYALATTRSQGAPALAFTTKPVIIDSGASHHMISDRSLISEVKAAIGIKKATVDLDCQVVFRPNEVEFQDLKTGRIIGRGDSKNQLYHLQMTKNPKPFDSVCLSSAIDGVDSSTWHARLGHPHARAIELILPKLSFNHLECEACILRKHCRTVFSRSETIYEHCFDLVHSDVWTAPCMSRDSQKYFVTFIDEKSKYTWVTMLPSKDRVLDAFINFQAYVANQYNATVKVLRSDNGGEYTTERKNRHLMEVARSMMFHAKVPKRFWSDAVQTACYLINRVPTQILKDLSPFEVLNKNKPSIDHLRGYKCYDPDTRRVLVSREVKFVESTGYYEKEKWEDLEDQSQASPGRANTLKILMEKLGINMSQDQVPRRTPTDQAEEASREIPLDHERGNGTEPGVQEQYGAEEPTHLDHEGGNEHEPEAGGQGDQGSGKHDQDGVGEESHEPEGEVQTQGEEEQEEVQPEPAQEVQAPVLRRSTRQKYPSKWVNTKVYYNVQIVEHPSQAVCSFVEFPEEHYAFMISLDESYVPRSEDQLADVFTKAARLKTMESILSRLGLIDLTPRS, encoded by the exons ATGGAGCTAAGATCTGATACAACAACAAGGCATGAAGAGGAGATTGATGAAAGTTGGTCCAAATGGGCTAAAACAACTCTTGAGAGTTGTGGGTTGTGGTGTGGCCATGTAAAGGAAGGACCTTTAATGGAAATGGTCATGGAAGAAGGTCAGACAAGAAGTCTGGAAGATGGAGATGAGGCTGCTCAAGAAAACACTATAAAGAGTGGAATTGAAGCAGCTCATGAAGAAAAATCCAAACTTGTGAAGGTGTGTGAGGTCAAAGAGTTGGTCCGCAACTATAAACAAGGGAAGGATGAGATTTTTCAGCTTGTGGGAAGGCTGAGAGAAGTGTGGCTGGAGCTTATGGCAAGGTCAGAAACTATTCAAGAAAGGAAAGAACAAGATTGTGTCTTTAACTTTCTGGTGGCTAAGATATGTGAGTTTGTTCAATACACTTGTGATGTGTATGAGAAAAGGAAGGTATCAACTCAAGTGAGGGGTGGTACTAActttagaagaagaagattaagaAAGCTCTCCAAGGGATGGTTCATGATGAGAAAGACTTGGAGAAAAGGCAAGGAATCATGTCATCTAAGTGATAAGATGAGCTTGAAAATGATCAAGGAAGCTGCGCAAAAGGTGGTGAAAGGAGAGTGTTCTTACTCTGCCTACATTGGGAGCTCATGTGAGGAAAATATGGTGGTAAGGAAGCAAGAGACCAAAAGAGCAGATGATCGTATCACAAAGAAGGAATGGGATGAGTTTGTTAAGTATGTGTATGCTTTGGCTACGACCCGGAGTCAAGGAGCTCCTGCCTTAGCATTCACAACCAAACCCGTCATCATTGATTCTGGAGCAAGTCATCATATGATCAGTGATAGGAGTCTGATTAGTGAGGTCAAGGCTGCAATAGGGa TAAAGAAAGCTACCGTTGATCTGGATTGTCAAGTGGTGTTCAGACCAAATGAAGTTGAGTTCCAAGATTTGAAGACTGGAAGAATCATTGGCAGGGGAGACAGCAAGAATCAGCTTTACCATCTCCAAATGACTAAGAATCCTAAACCCTTTGATTCTGTTTGCTTGAGTAGTGCTATTGATGGAGTTGATAGTAGTacttggcatgctagattgggaCATCCTCATGCTCGTGCAATTGAACTGATTTTACCTAAATTGTCATTCAATCACTTAGAGTGTGAGGCTTGCATCTTAAGAAAGCATTGTAGAACTGTCTTTTCTAGATCTGAGACAATatatgagcattgctttgacCTGGTTCATTCAGATGTATGGACAGCTCCCTGCATGTCTAGAGATAGTCAGAAGTATTTTGTGACGTTTATTGATGAGAAATCTAAATATACTTGGGTCACAATGCTTCCTTCTAAAGATAGAGTTCTAGATGCCTTTATAaacttccaagcatatgttGCTAATCAATACAATGCTACTGTGAAGGTTCTAAgatctgataatggaggagagtacacaa ctgagaggaagaataggcacttgaTGGAGGTAGCAAGATCTATGATGTTCCATGCTAAAGTCCCAAAACgcttctggagtgatgctgttcaGACTGCCTGCTATCTCATCAACCGAGTACCAACTCAGATCTTGAAGGATCTTTCTCCATTTGAAGTGTTGAACAAGAACAAGCCAAGTATTGATCATCTAAGA ggttacaagtgttatgatccaGACACAAGGAGGGTGCtggtatcaagagaagtgaagtttgtgGAGTCTACAGGGTATTATGAGAAAGAAAAGTGGGAAGACTTGGAGGATCAGTCTCAAGCATCACCAGGAAGGGCAAACACTCTGAAGATTTTGATGGAAAAACTTGGGATAAACATGTCTCAAGATCAGGTGCCAAGAAGAACACCTACTGATCAAGCTGAAGAAGCTAGCAGAGAAATCCCTCTTGAccatgagagggggaatggaactgaacCTGGAGTGCAAGAACAATATGGAGCTGAAGAACcaactcatcttgatcatgaggggggtaATGAACATGAacctgaagctggaggtcaagGAGATCAAGGATCAGGTaaacatgatcaagatggagtaGGAGAAGAGAGTCATGAACCTGAAGGAGAAGTTCagactcaaggagaagaagaacaagaggaGGTGCAACCGGAACCAGCTCAAGAGGTTCAAGCGCCAGTCTTAAGAAGGAGCACAAGGCAAAAGTATCCTTCCAAGTGGGTAAACACGAAAGTGTACTACAATGTCCAGattgtggagcatccttctcaagccgTGTGTTCCTTTGTTGAGTTCCCTGAAGAGCATTACGCATTCATGATTAgtttagatgagagctatgtgccaag gagtgaggatcaaTTAGCAGATGTGTTTACTAAAGCAGCGAGAttgaagacaatggagtccatactcTCTAGGCTTGGACTCATTGACCTTACTCctaggagctga